Proteins encoded within one genomic window of Brassica rapa cultivar Chiifu-401-42 chromosome A09, CAAS_Brap_v3.01, whole genome shotgun sequence:
- the LOC103840785 gene encoding mediator of RNA polymerase II transcription subunit 23 isoform X1, which produces MDQSQRIVAAPSSSRSYQFHPARAAIVDLLNLYLGRGTRQNPDEPIRDPPNKSQKRVHAPVRDLPPRNDQFIADFEKLQTQFNDPDQLRAITESVVISMVLQCSNHAPRAEFLLFTLRTLCRIGYVNWDSFLPSLLSSVSAAEASLSQAATAAATSSQFLVPVGVSSGNESTAFSKSLDNVQQIDMRNSSQRVRAAAVNSLRQLSCKIILIGVEFNLEPTTHAEIFQCMMSWLVNWDKSEDSPGKRWRSEKSLAEWLRSCLEVIWLLVDVGKSKIPFYELLRSGLQFVENIPDDEALFALVMEIHRRRDAMAMHMLMLDQHLHCPTFGTHRISSQPTANVSAEAVAHLRYSPITYPSVLGEPLSGEDLAMSVPQGSLDWERAVRCIKHAIRTTPSPEWWKRVLVVTPCYRPSAQAGPIPGAVFTSEMICEAIIDRIVELLKLTNSDANCWQEWLVFSDIFFFLIKSGCTDFVDFIDKLVLRLNGDDNHILRTNHVTWLLAQIIRVELVMTALNSDPKKAETTRKILSFHREDRTDPNNPQSVLLDFVSSCQNLRIWSLSATTRAYLNNEQLLKGKQIDEWWRSQGERMMDYMNLDDRSIGMFWVVSYTMAQPACETVINWLSSAGVAELLPGVTPNERTMMMQEVSPLPMSLLSGFSMNLCLKLALQMEEALFVSQLVVPSIAMVETYTRLLLISPHSMFRSHFTQIAQRNASLLSKPSVSLLVLEILNYRLLPLYRYQGKSKSLLYDVTKILSALKAKRGDHRVFRLAENLCMNLILSLRDFFSVKRDQKGPTDFTETLSRITIMTLAITIKTRGIADADHMVYLQTMLEQVLATSQHTWSEKTLRHFPSLLRDALIGRVDKRGLSIQAWQQAETTVLNQCTQLLSPAAEPAYVTTYLSHSFPQHRQYLCAGACLLMQGNPDKINSANLARVLREVTPDEVTANIYTFVDVLLHNVHLDLQRGHGLEEILNKNDANLAFFFWTHEMLPLDIFLVALIDRDDDPHALIIAKRILERPELLQRINVFCVNRGNPEHWLCTQVFKRNELQKALGNHLAWKDNRHPTFFDDIAARLLPVIPLVVYRLIENNAMDAADKILTAYSNFLAYHPFRFTFVRDILAYFYGHLPGQLVVKILRVLGLSKIPFSESFPQYITHTGPATCPPLDYFANLLLNLVNNVIPPLSSSSSNCSSRSGSMADILNTSSRPPHGKTPGASQPGPANASEGQKAFYQIQDPGTYTQLVLETAVIEILSLPVSPAQIVSSLVQIIVNIQSTLIQSGNGFHGAANGVGQGSSVLPTSPSGGSTDSMGASRSSCMNTASFVSRSGYTCQQLSCLLIQACGLLLAQLPPEFHTQLYVEASRVTRETWWLSDGKRSQGEVDSAVGYALMDPTWAAQDNTSTAIGNVVALLHAFFSNLPQEWLDGTHLIIKNIRPVTSVAMLRVAFRIMGPLLPRLANAHALFNKTLALLLSTMVDVFGKNSQTPVPVEASQIADLIDFLHHVVHYEGQGGAVQSSSKPRADTLALIGRAADSLRPDVQHLLSHLRTDPNSSIYAAAHQNTAKSNTS; this is translated from the exons ATGGATCAATCGCAGCGCATAGTCGCTGCTCCTTCATCTTCCCGATCGTACCAGTTCCATCCTGCTCGTGCTGCAATCGTTGATCTCCTCAACCTCTACCTAGGG AGAGGAACCCGTCAAAATCCCGATGAACCCATACGAGATCCTCC GAACAAATCACAGAAGCGTGTTCACGCTCCCGTTAGAGACTTACCACCTAGAAACGACCAATTCATTGCCGATTTCGAGAAGCTTCAGACCCAATTCAAT GACCCGGATCAGTTACGGGCCATCACGGAGTCTGTTGTGATATCTATGGTCTTGCAGTGTAGCAATCACGCACCTAGGGCTGAGTTTCTTCTCTTCACCCTGCGTACATTGTGTAGAATTGGTTACGTTAACTGGGATAGCTTTTTACCTTCCCTTCTCTCTTCCGTCTCCGCTGCTGAGGCTTCACTAAGCCAAGCAGCAACTGCTGCTGCTACTTCTTCACAGTTTTTAGTTCCTGTTGGTGTTAGTTCAGGAAACGAATCAACTGCTTTCTCAAAATCTTTAGACAATGTGCAGCAGATTGATATGAGGAATAGCAGTCAACGAGTTAGAGCTGCAGCGGTGAACAGTCTGCGTCAGCTCAGCTGCAAGATCATCTTGATTGGCGTTGAGTTTAATCTCGAACCCACCACTCACGCCGAGATCTTCCAGTGTATGATGAGCTGGCTTGTGAACTGGGACAAGAGTGAGGACTCTCCCGGGAAGAGGTGGAGATCTGAGAAGAGTTTAGCTGAATGGTTGAGGAGCTGCTTGGAAGTGATTTGGCTGTTGGTAGATGTGGGCAAATCTAAGATTCCGTTTTATGAGTTGTTGCGGAGTGGTCTGCAGTTTGTTGAGAACATCCCTGATGACGAAGCCTTGTTCGCTCTTGTCATGGAGATACACCGGAGGAGAGATGCGATGGCCATGCACATGCTTATGTTGGACCAGCATCTTCACTGTCCGACGTTTGGTACTCATCGTATATCGTCCCAACCAACTGCTAATGTTTCGGCAGAAGCTGTGGCTCACCTTCGCTATTCTCCGATTACTTATCCAAGTGTGCTTGGCGAACCTTTATCTGGAGAG GATTTGGCCATGTCTGTTCCACAAGGAAGCCTAGATTGGGAAAGAGCAGTGCGTTGCATTAAACATGCGATCCGCACTACTCCGTCGCCAGAATGGTGGAAGCGTGTTCTTGTTGTGACCCCTTGTTATAGGCCTTCTGCACAAGCGGGGCCCATCCCTGGTGCTGTTTTCACTTCTGAAATGATTTGTGAGGCAATCATTGACAGGATTGTTGAGCTTCTCAAGCTCACCAACTCAG ATGCAAATTGCTGGCAAGAGTGGCTGGTTTTCTCAGATATCTTCTTTTTTCTAATCAAAAGTGGATGTACTGACTTTGTTGATTTTATCGATAAGTTGGTCTTACGCCTTAACGGTGATGATAACCATATTCTTCGAACGAATCATGTGACGTGGTTGCTTGCACAAATAATACGCGTGGAGCTTGTGATGACTGCTTTGAACTCCGATCCTAAAAAG GCGGAGACGACTAGGAAGATCTTATCATTTCACAGGGAAGATAGAACGGATCCCAATAACCCTCAGAGCGTGTTGCTTGACTTTGTAAGCAGCTGTCAGAATCTACGGATTTGGTCACTAAGTGCAACAACTAGGGCATACCTAAACAATGAACAGCTGTTGAAGGGGAAACAGATTGATGAGTGGTGGAGAAGCCAAG GAGAGCGGATGATGGATTATATGAATTTGGATGATAGGTCGATTGGCATGTTCTGGGTTGTCTCCTATACCATGGCGCAACCGGCGTGTGAAACGGTTATAAACTGGCTGTCGTCAGCTGGCGTGGCTGAGTTGTTGCCTGGAGTAACACCAAACGAGAGAACGATGATGATGCAGGAAGTGAGCCCGTTGCCCATGTCATTGTTATCTGGCTTTTCGATGAACCTGTGCTTGAAGTTGGCCCTTCAGATGGAAGAAGCCTTGTTTGTTAGCCAG CTGGTTGTTCCTAGCATTGCAATGGTAGAGACATACACAAGATTGCTGCTCATTTCCCCTCACTCTATGTTCCGTTCGCATTTCACT CAAATTGCCCAGAGAAATGCTTCTCTGTTAAGCAAGCCTTCCGTGAGTTTGCTTGTTCTTGAGATTCTCAACTATCGTCTGCTTCCGTTATACAG ATACCAAGGAAAAAGCAAAAGTTTACTGTATGATGTTACTAAAATACTCTCTGCACTGAAAGCAAAACGTGGCGACCACCGTGTATTCAGACTAGCCGAAAATTTATGCATGAATCTCATTTTATCACTCAGAGACTTCTTTTCTGTAAAACGTGATCAAAAA GGGCCCACTGACTTCACTGAAACATTAAGCCGCATAACCATCATGACTCTAGCCATCACGATCAAAACACGTGGCATCGCAGATGCTGATCACATGGTTTATCTGCAAACCATGTTGGAACAAGTACTGGCGACGAGCCAGCATACGTGGTCCGAGAAGACGCTGCGCCATTTCCCATCCCTTCTCCGTGACGCTTTGATCGGACGGGTAGACAAGAGGGGCCTATCGATTCAGGCGTGGCAACAGGCTGAAACAACTGTGTTGAACCAGTGCACGCAGCTTCTTTCGCCAGCTGCTGAACCCGCTTACGTCACAACGTACCTCAGTCACAGTTTTCCTCAACACCGTCAGTATCTATGTGCTGGTGCTTGTCTGCTTATGCAAGGCAACCCTGATAAGATCAACAGCGCAAATCTG GCACGGGTGCTGAGAGAGGTTACTCCTGACGAAGTCACTGCTAACATATACACTTTCGTAGATGTTTTGCTTCACAACGTTCATTTAGACCTTCAGCGAGGACACGGCTTGGAG gaGATTCTAAACAAGAACGATGCAAATCTTGCATTTTTCTTCTGGACACATGAAATGCTTCCTCTCGACATTTTTCTTGTAGCGCTCATTGACCGTGATGATGATCCGCACGCCTTGATAATTGCT AAAAGGATACTCGAAAGGCCAGAGCTTCTACAGAGGATTAATGTGTTCTGCGTAAACCGTGGGAATCCTGAGCACTGGCTTTGCACGCAGGTGTTCAAACGCAATGAACTCCAAAAGGCCCTTGGTAACCATCTTGCTTGGAAGGACAACAG GCATCCAACGTTCTTTGATGATATTGCGGCACGTTTGCTTCCAGTTATCCCGCTAGTAGTGTACAGGCTCATCGAGAACAATGCGATGGATGCAGCTGATAAAATTTTGACTGCATACTCGAATTTTCTGGCTTACCATCCTTTCAGATTCACGTTTGTTCGTGATATACTCGCCTATTTCTATGGTCATCTCCCCGGGCAACTTGTTGTGAAGATTCTCAGAGTGCTTGGTCTCAGCAAG ATTCCATTCTCTGAATCATTCCCGCAGTACATCACCCACACCGGTCCTGCCACGTGCCCACCTTTGGATTACTTTGCCAACCTCCTACTTAACCTCGTAAACAACGTTATACCTCCactcagcagcagcagcagcaactgTAGCTCCAGGTCTGGCTCAATGGCTGACATCTTAAACACCTCATCGAGACCTCCTCACGGTAAAACCCCAGGAGCATCCCAGCCCGGACCAGCGAACGCCTCCGAAGGACAGAAAGCATTCTACCAGATCCAGGATCCAGGAACCTACACGCAACTGGTTCTTGAAACGGCCGTGATCGAGATCCTCTCTCTTCCCGTCTCCCCCGCTCAGATCGTCTCTTCTCTTGTCCAGATCATCGTCAACATTCAGTCCACACTTATTCAATCCGGCAACGGGTTCCACGGTGCTGCAAACGGGGTTGGGCAGGGTTCGTCAGTACTGCCTACGTCTCCCTCGGGAGGGAGCACGGACTCCATGGGGGCAAGCAGGTCCAGTTGTATGAACACGGCGAGCTTTGTCTCTAGAAGCGGTTATACGTGCCAGCAGCTGTCGTGTCTGTTGATTCAGGCTTGCGGGCTTCTCTTGGCTCAGCTCCCTCCGGAGTTTCACACGCAGCTTTACGTGGAGGCTTCGCGTGTGACGAGGGAGACATGGTGGCTTAGTGACGGGAAGAGATCACAAGGTGAAGTGGACTCTGCTGTTGGTTATGCTCTGATGGATCCTACATGGGCTGCTCAGGATAACACCTCCACCGCCATAG GAAATGTAGTCGCCTTGCTTCATGCTTTCTTCAGCAATCTCCCACAAGAATGGCTTGATGGCACGCATCTCATCATCAAGAACATCAGACCTGTAACATCTGTCGCAATGCTCAGAGTCGCGTTCCGTATAATGGGGCCACTTCTCCCGAGGCTTGCTAACGCACATGCACTCTTTAACAAG ACTCTAGCCCTTCTCTTAAGCACAATGGTGGATGTTTTCGGAAAGAACTCGCAGACACCGGTCCCTGTTGAAGCATCCCAGATTGCAGATCTAATTGATTTCCT ACACCATGTTGTTCACTATGAGGGACAAGGAGGAGCAGTCCAAAGTAGCAGCAAGCCGAGAGCAGACACTTTGGCATTAATCGGAAGAGCAGCAGATTCTCTCCGACCAGATGTACAACACCTTCTCTCTCACCTCAGAACCGATCCCAACTCGTCTATATATGCAGCTGCTCATCAGAATACCGCGAAGTCCAACACctcttag
- the LOC103840785 gene encoding mediator of RNA polymerase II transcription subunit 23 isoform X2 — protein sequence MDQSQRIVAAPSSSRSYQFHPARAAIVDLLNLYLGRGTRQNPDEPIRDPPNKSQKRVHAPVRDLPPRNDQFIADFEKLQTQFNDPDQLRAITESVVISMVLQCSNHAPRAEFLLFTLRTLCRIGYVNWDSFLPSLLSSVSAAEASLSQAATAAATSSQFLVPVGVSSGNESTAFSKSLDNVQQIDMRNSSQRVRAAAVNSLRQLSCKIILIGVEFNLEPTTHAEIFQCMMSWLVNWDKSEDSPGKRWRSEKSLAEWLRSCLEVIWLLVDVGKSKIPFYELLRSGLQFVENIPDDEALFALVMEIHRRRDAMAMHMLMLDQHLHCPTFGTHRISSQPTANVSAEAVAHLRYSPITYPSVLGEPLSGEDLAMSVPQGSLDWERAVRCIKHAIRTTPSPEWWKRVLVVTPCYRPSAQAGPIPGAVFTSEMICEAIIDRIVELLKLTNSDANCWQEWLVFSDIFFFLIKSGCTDFVDFIDKLVLRLNGDDNHILRTNHVTWLLAQIIRVELVMTALNSDPKKAETTRKILSFHREDRTDPNNPQSVLLDFVSSCQNLRIWSLSATTRAYLNNEQLLKGKQIDEWWRSQGERMMDYMNLDDRSIGMFWVVSYTMAQPACETVINWLSSAGVAELLPGVTPNERTMMMQEVSPLPMSLLSGFSMNLCLKLALQMEEALFVSQLVVPSIAMVETYTRLLLISPHSMFRSHFTRNASLLSKPSVSLLVLEILNYRLLPLYRYQGKSKSLLYDVTKILSALKAKRGDHRVFRLAENLCMNLILSLRDFFSVKRDQKGPTDFTETLSRITIMTLAITIKTRGIADADHMVYLQTMLEQVLATSQHTWSEKTLRHFPSLLRDALIGRVDKRGLSIQAWQQAETTVLNQCTQLLSPAAEPAYVTTYLSHSFPQHRQYLCAGACLLMQGNPDKINSANLARVLREVTPDEVTANIYTFVDVLLHNVHLDLQRGHGLEEILNKNDANLAFFFWTHEMLPLDIFLVALIDRDDDPHALIIAKRILERPELLQRINVFCVNRGNPEHWLCTQVFKRNELQKALGNHLAWKDNRHPTFFDDIAARLLPVIPLVVYRLIENNAMDAADKILTAYSNFLAYHPFRFTFVRDILAYFYGHLPGQLVVKILRVLGLSKIPFSESFPQYITHTGPATCPPLDYFANLLLNLVNNVIPPLSSSSSNCSSRSGSMADILNTSSRPPHGKTPGASQPGPANASEGQKAFYQIQDPGTYTQLVLETAVIEILSLPVSPAQIVSSLVQIIVNIQSTLIQSGNGFHGAANGVGQGSSVLPTSPSGGSTDSMGASRSSCMNTASFVSRSGYTCQQLSCLLIQACGLLLAQLPPEFHTQLYVEASRVTRETWWLSDGKRSQGEVDSAVGYALMDPTWAAQDNTSTAIGNVVALLHAFFSNLPQEWLDGTHLIIKNIRPVTSVAMLRVAFRIMGPLLPRLANAHALFNKTLALLLSTMVDVFGKNSQTPVPVEASQIADLIDFLHHVVHYEGQGGAVQSSSKPRADTLALIGRAADSLRPDVQHLLSHLRTDPNSSIYAAAHQNTAKSNTS from the exons ATGGATCAATCGCAGCGCATAGTCGCTGCTCCTTCATCTTCCCGATCGTACCAGTTCCATCCTGCTCGTGCTGCAATCGTTGATCTCCTCAACCTCTACCTAGGG AGAGGAACCCGTCAAAATCCCGATGAACCCATACGAGATCCTCC GAACAAATCACAGAAGCGTGTTCACGCTCCCGTTAGAGACTTACCACCTAGAAACGACCAATTCATTGCCGATTTCGAGAAGCTTCAGACCCAATTCAAT GACCCGGATCAGTTACGGGCCATCACGGAGTCTGTTGTGATATCTATGGTCTTGCAGTGTAGCAATCACGCACCTAGGGCTGAGTTTCTTCTCTTCACCCTGCGTACATTGTGTAGAATTGGTTACGTTAACTGGGATAGCTTTTTACCTTCCCTTCTCTCTTCCGTCTCCGCTGCTGAGGCTTCACTAAGCCAAGCAGCAACTGCTGCTGCTACTTCTTCACAGTTTTTAGTTCCTGTTGGTGTTAGTTCAGGAAACGAATCAACTGCTTTCTCAAAATCTTTAGACAATGTGCAGCAGATTGATATGAGGAATAGCAGTCAACGAGTTAGAGCTGCAGCGGTGAACAGTCTGCGTCAGCTCAGCTGCAAGATCATCTTGATTGGCGTTGAGTTTAATCTCGAACCCACCACTCACGCCGAGATCTTCCAGTGTATGATGAGCTGGCTTGTGAACTGGGACAAGAGTGAGGACTCTCCCGGGAAGAGGTGGAGATCTGAGAAGAGTTTAGCTGAATGGTTGAGGAGCTGCTTGGAAGTGATTTGGCTGTTGGTAGATGTGGGCAAATCTAAGATTCCGTTTTATGAGTTGTTGCGGAGTGGTCTGCAGTTTGTTGAGAACATCCCTGATGACGAAGCCTTGTTCGCTCTTGTCATGGAGATACACCGGAGGAGAGATGCGATGGCCATGCACATGCTTATGTTGGACCAGCATCTTCACTGTCCGACGTTTGGTACTCATCGTATATCGTCCCAACCAACTGCTAATGTTTCGGCAGAAGCTGTGGCTCACCTTCGCTATTCTCCGATTACTTATCCAAGTGTGCTTGGCGAACCTTTATCTGGAGAG GATTTGGCCATGTCTGTTCCACAAGGAAGCCTAGATTGGGAAAGAGCAGTGCGTTGCATTAAACATGCGATCCGCACTACTCCGTCGCCAGAATGGTGGAAGCGTGTTCTTGTTGTGACCCCTTGTTATAGGCCTTCTGCACAAGCGGGGCCCATCCCTGGTGCTGTTTTCACTTCTGAAATGATTTGTGAGGCAATCATTGACAGGATTGTTGAGCTTCTCAAGCTCACCAACTCAG ATGCAAATTGCTGGCAAGAGTGGCTGGTTTTCTCAGATATCTTCTTTTTTCTAATCAAAAGTGGATGTACTGACTTTGTTGATTTTATCGATAAGTTGGTCTTACGCCTTAACGGTGATGATAACCATATTCTTCGAACGAATCATGTGACGTGGTTGCTTGCACAAATAATACGCGTGGAGCTTGTGATGACTGCTTTGAACTCCGATCCTAAAAAG GCGGAGACGACTAGGAAGATCTTATCATTTCACAGGGAAGATAGAACGGATCCCAATAACCCTCAGAGCGTGTTGCTTGACTTTGTAAGCAGCTGTCAGAATCTACGGATTTGGTCACTAAGTGCAACAACTAGGGCATACCTAAACAATGAACAGCTGTTGAAGGGGAAACAGATTGATGAGTGGTGGAGAAGCCAAG GAGAGCGGATGATGGATTATATGAATTTGGATGATAGGTCGATTGGCATGTTCTGGGTTGTCTCCTATACCATGGCGCAACCGGCGTGTGAAACGGTTATAAACTGGCTGTCGTCAGCTGGCGTGGCTGAGTTGTTGCCTGGAGTAACACCAAACGAGAGAACGATGATGATGCAGGAAGTGAGCCCGTTGCCCATGTCATTGTTATCTGGCTTTTCGATGAACCTGTGCTTGAAGTTGGCCCTTCAGATGGAAGAAGCCTTGTTTGTTAGCCAG CTGGTTGTTCCTAGCATTGCAATGGTAGAGACATACACAAGATTGCTGCTCATTTCCCCTCACTCTATGTTCCGTTCGCATTTCACT AGAAATGCTTCTCTGTTAAGCAAGCCTTCCGTGAGTTTGCTTGTTCTTGAGATTCTCAACTATCGTCTGCTTCCGTTATACAG ATACCAAGGAAAAAGCAAAAGTTTACTGTATGATGTTACTAAAATACTCTCTGCACTGAAAGCAAAACGTGGCGACCACCGTGTATTCAGACTAGCCGAAAATTTATGCATGAATCTCATTTTATCACTCAGAGACTTCTTTTCTGTAAAACGTGATCAAAAA GGGCCCACTGACTTCACTGAAACATTAAGCCGCATAACCATCATGACTCTAGCCATCACGATCAAAACACGTGGCATCGCAGATGCTGATCACATGGTTTATCTGCAAACCATGTTGGAACAAGTACTGGCGACGAGCCAGCATACGTGGTCCGAGAAGACGCTGCGCCATTTCCCATCCCTTCTCCGTGACGCTTTGATCGGACGGGTAGACAAGAGGGGCCTATCGATTCAGGCGTGGCAACAGGCTGAAACAACTGTGTTGAACCAGTGCACGCAGCTTCTTTCGCCAGCTGCTGAACCCGCTTACGTCACAACGTACCTCAGTCACAGTTTTCCTCAACACCGTCAGTATCTATGTGCTGGTGCTTGTCTGCTTATGCAAGGCAACCCTGATAAGATCAACAGCGCAAATCTG GCACGGGTGCTGAGAGAGGTTACTCCTGACGAAGTCACTGCTAACATATACACTTTCGTAGATGTTTTGCTTCACAACGTTCATTTAGACCTTCAGCGAGGACACGGCTTGGAG gaGATTCTAAACAAGAACGATGCAAATCTTGCATTTTTCTTCTGGACACATGAAATGCTTCCTCTCGACATTTTTCTTGTAGCGCTCATTGACCGTGATGATGATCCGCACGCCTTGATAATTGCT AAAAGGATACTCGAAAGGCCAGAGCTTCTACAGAGGATTAATGTGTTCTGCGTAAACCGTGGGAATCCTGAGCACTGGCTTTGCACGCAGGTGTTCAAACGCAATGAACTCCAAAAGGCCCTTGGTAACCATCTTGCTTGGAAGGACAACAG GCATCCAACGTTCTTTGATGATATTGCGGCACGTTTGCTTCCAGTTATCCCGCTAGTAGTGTACAGGCTCATCGAGAACAATGCGATGGATGCAGCTGATAAAATTTTGACTGCATACTCGAATTTTCTGGCTTACCATCCTTTCAGATTCACGTTTGTTCGTGATATACTCGCCTATTTCTATGGTCATCTCCCCGGGCAACTTGTTGTGAAGATTCTCAGAGTGCTTGGTCTCAGCAAG ATTCCATTCTCTGAATCATTCCCGCAGTACATCACCCACACCGGTCCTGCCACGTGCCCACCTTTGGATTACTTTGCCAACCTCCTACTTAACCTCGTAAACAACGTTATACCTCCactcagcagcagcagcagcaactgTAGCTCCAGGTCTGGCTCAATGGCTGACATCTTAAACACCTCATCGAGACCTCCTCACGGTAAAACCCCAGGAGCATCCCAGCCCGGACCAGCGAACGCCTCCGAAGGACAGAAAGCATTCTACCAGATCCAGGATCCAGGAACCTACACGCAACTGGTTCTTGAAACGGCCGTGATCGAGATCCTCTCTCTTCCCGTCTCCCCCGCTCAGATCGTCTCTTCTCTTGTCCAGATCATCGTCAACATTCAGTCCACACTTATTCAATCCGGCAACGGGTTCCACGGTGCTGCAAACGGGGTTGGGCAGGGTTCGTCAGTACTGCCTACGTCTCCCTCGGGAGGGAGCACGGACTCCATGGGGGCAAGCAGGTCCAGTTGTATGAACACGGCGAGCTTTGTCTCTAGAAGCGGTTATACGTGCCAGCAGCTGTCGTGTCTGTTGATTCAGGCTTGCGGGCTTCTCTTGGCTCAGCTCCCTCCGGAGTTTCACACGCAGCTTTACGTGGAGGCTTCGCGTGTGACGAGGGAGACATGGTGGCTTAGTGACGGGAAGAGATCACAAGGTGAAGTGGACTCTGCTGTTGGTTATGCTCTGATGGATCCTACATGGGCTGCTCAGGATAACACCTCCACCGCCATAG GAAATGTAGTCGCCTTGCTTCATGCTTTCTTCAGCAATCTCCCACAAGAATGGCTTGATGGCACGCATCTCATCATCAAGAACATCAGACCTGTAACATCTGTCGCAATGCTCAGAGTCGCGTTCCGTATAATGGGGCCACTTCTCCCGAGGCTTGCTAACGCACATGCACTCTTTAACAAG ACTCTAGCCCTTCTCTTAAGCACAATGGTGGATGTTTTCGGAAAGAACTCGCAGACACCGGTCCCTGTTGAAGCATCCCAGATTGCAGATCTAATTGATTTCCT ACACCATGTTGTTCACTATGAGGGACAAGGAGGAGCAGTCCAAAGTAGCAGCAAGCCGAGAGCAGACACTTTGGCATTAATCGGAAGAGCAGCAGATTCTCTCCGACCAGATGTACAACACCTTCTCTCTCACCTCAGAACCGATCCCAACTCGTCTATATATGCAGCTGCTCATCAGAATACCGCGAAGTCCAACACctcttag
- the LOC103840786 gene encoding dynein light chain 1, cytoplasmic, protein MEGVELELERRSKFLNSLIQQKKKAKEQHDLKDEFNVRVRASDMPLVMQNRAFGLSRELLNATPGKADNKRLALSLKKDFDSAYGPAWHCIVGTSFGSYVTHSIGGFIYFQIDKVYVLLFKTAVEPLTNE, encoded by the exons ATGGAAGGAGTAGAGCTGGAACTAGAGAGAAGAAGCAAGTTCTTGAACAGCTTGATACAGCAGAAGAAGAAGGCTAAAGAGCAGCATGACCTTAAAGACGAGTTCAATGTTCGAGTTAGAGCTTCCGACATGCCTCTGGTTATGCAGAACAGGGCCTTCGGTTTGTCGCGTGAGCTCTTGAACGCCACTCCTGGAAAGGCCGACAACAAAAGACTCGCTCTCTCCCTTAAAAAG GATTTTGATTCAGCCTATGGCCCTGCATGGCACTGCATCGTTGGGACCAGCTTTGGTTCATACGTGACTCATTCTATTGGAGGATTCATATATTTCCAGATCGACAAGGTTTATGTTCTTCTTTTCAAGACTGCAGTGGAGCCCCTCACCAATGAGTAA